CATCACCGTCATCACAGCCATTCGGACGATGCGAAGCGAGCTCAATATTTCTCCTTCCCAGAAGCTCCGAGCTGGGCTAAGAACCACGGAGCGTATGGCGCAGCTGGTTCTGCACCACGGCGAGGGCGACATCATGCGCCTTGCCCGCTTGTCGGCATTCCAGGCGGCACCGGACATCGAAAAACCCGAAGACGCGGTCTCCTACGCGATACCGATCGGCGAAGTGTTTCTCGTACTGGCGGGGATCGATCTGGAGAAGGAGCGTTCCAGACTCCAGAAGAACCTTCTGGAGGTACAGAGCGAACTGTCACGGATCGCTGCCAAACTGAACAACCCGCAGTTTGCCGCCAAAGCACCGGTGGATGTGGTGGCTGATCACGAGCGTCGCCGTGCCGACCTCTCCGAGCAGAATCGAATACTGTCTGAACAACTCTCCAAACTCGGCGGGAGCGCGGCGCGTTGATCGCCCCACTGTCAGCACTCCGAGAATTCGTCGAGCGCGCCCTTGCCGAGGACATCGGTCGCGGCGATGCCACGACCGATGCGCTCTTCGCCAAAGCGGTGCTGGCCGAAGGCCGAATCGCCGCGAAGGCATCGACGGTCATGGCTGGCGGCCCGGTCGCCGCGCTGGTATTTCAGACCCTGGATCCGACGATCTGGACAACGGTGGACACAGAAGACGGCCAGTCCGTTGAGGCCGGGACGACACTGCTCACGGTCCGCGGCGACGGCCGTTCGATTCTGACCGGCGAACGCGTCGCGTTGAATATTCTCCAACGTCTCTGCGGGATCGCCGCCTTGACCCGCCAATTTGTCGACGCCGTGCGCGGCTACGCCTGCCGAATCACCGATACGCGGAAGACGCCGGCGGGATGGCGGATGCTCGACAAGTACGCCGTTCGCTGCGGGGGCGGCTCGAATCACCGCTTCGGGCTCGACGACGGCATCTTGATCAAAGACACCCACCTCGCGCTGTCGGGCGGCATTGCAGAGTCGGTTCGACAGGCCAGAGCCCATGCGGGACACCTCGTCAAAGTCGAAATCGAAGTCTCAACCGTTTCGGGGGCTCGAGAAGCCCTGGAAGCCGGTGCGGACGCGATCTTGCTCGACAACATGTCGCTGGACGACATCCGTGCCGCGGTCGCTTCGGTCAAAAGCCGCGCTGTGATCGAGGTATCCGGGGGTGTCACGTTGGCCACGGTTCGAGACATCGCGGCCCTGGGCGTTGACTGTATCTCAGTCGGCGCGTTGACCCACTCGGCGCCCGCAGCGGATCTGCACCTCGAACTATGGCGGACCTGACGCCGGCCGCGGTGCAGCGGCACCTGGACAGCTCTGTTGTCTGGCGCCTTCACTTTTTCGACGAAGTCACGTCCACCAACACAGTGGCCTTGGACCTGGCGGAGGCCGGAGCACCGGACCGTACCGCGGTACTGGCCGACTCCCAAATCGCGGGGCGCGGCCGAGAAGGCCGCGAGTGGCGAACGCATCGAGGCAGCGCGATCGCGCTCTCGGCGATCATTCGACCCTCTTCAGGTCCCGAGTGGTGGCCGTGGATCGGTCTGGTTGCAGCGGTCGCAACCCGGGACGCGGTTGAACGCGTCTCCGGAGCGGTGGGGCGCCTCAAGTGGCCGAACGATATCTTGCTCAACGGACGAAAAGTGGCCGGCGTGCTGACTGAAACACGATGGCACCCTCTCCAGACGGAGCGTCGCGCCGTAGTGGTGGGCATCGGCGTCAACGTCAACAATCGCGCGGCGACCCTTCCCGAATCGTTCGCCGCTTCCGCCACATCGATTTTGGATGCCACCGGGACGATCATCGATCGCAGCGTCTTGGTTGCCGAGATGCTCAACGGTTTGGCGACCGAACTCGACGGACTGCCGCACAGCGCAGATGCCCTGCGGTCTCGATGGACGGCCGCCAGTGCGACGGCGGGCAGCCGGGTGGCGGTGTCCACCCCAACCGGCCTGATCGAGGGCGTGGACGATGGGCTGGATTCGCTGGGCCGGTTGATCATTCGGACACGCGATGGCCGCACCCATGCCGTGCATACCGGAGAAGTGTTGTTGCTTCGCACCATGTCACCCCCCGTGGCGTAACCTCCCATGCCACACGCTCAACAGAC
This Nitrospirota bacterium DNA region includes the following protein-coding sequences:
- a CDS encoding biotin--[acetyl-CoA-carboxylase] ligase, which encodes MADLTPAAVQRHLDSSVVWRLHFFDEVTSTNTVALDLAEAGAPDRTAVLADSQIAGRGREGREWRTHRGSAIALSAIIRPSSGPEWWPWIGLVAAVATRDAVERVSGAVGRLKWPNDILLNGRKVAGVLTETRWHPLQTERRAVVVGIGVNVNNRAATLPESFAASATSILDATGTIIDRSVLVAEMLNGLATELDGLPHSADALRSRWTAASATAGSRVAVSTPTGLIEGVDDGLDSLGRLIIRTRDGRTHAVHTGEVLLLRTMSPPVA
- the nadC gene encoding carboxylating nicotinate-nucleotide diphosphorylase, coding for MIAPLSALREFVERALAEDIGRGDATTDALFAKAVLAEGRIAAKASTVMAGGPVAALVFQTLDPTIWTTVDTEDGQSVEAGTTLLTVRGDGRSILTGERVALNILQRLCGIAALTRQFVDAVRGYACRITDTRKTPAGWRMLDKYAVRCGGGSNHRFGLDDGILIKDTHLALSGGIAESVRQARAHAGHLVKVEIEVSTVSGAREALEAGADAILLDNMSLDDIRAAVASVKSRAVIEVSGGVTLATVRDIAALGVDCISVGALTHSAPAADLHLELWRT